The following are from one region of the Bos mutus isolate GX-2022 chromosome 18, NWIPB_WYAK_1.1, whole genome shotgun sequence genome:
- the MIA gene encoding melanoma-derived growth regulatory protein, whose product MMAWSLVFLGVVLLSAFPGPSAGGRPMPKLADRKMCADEECSHPISMAVALQDYVAPDCRFLTIHQGQVVYIFSKLKGRGRLFWGGSVQGDYYGDGAARLGYFPSSIVREDQTLKPAKTDVKTDIWDFYCQ is encoded by the exons ATGATGGCTTGGTCCTTGGTGTTTCTCGGTGTCGTCTTGCTGTCTGCCTTCCCAGGGCCTAGTGCCGGGGGCCGCCCCATGCCCAAGCTGGCTGACCGGAAGATGTGTGCTGATGAGGAATGCAGCC ACCCCATCTCCATGGCTGTGGCCCTTCAGGACTACGTGGCCCCTGACTGCCGTTTCTTGACCATACACCAGGGCCAAGTGGTGTATATCTTCTCCAAGCTCAAGGGCCGAGGGCGGCTCTTCTGGGGAGGCAGT GTTCAGGGAGATTACTATGGAGACGGAGCTGCTCGTCTGGGCTATTTCCCCAGTAGCATCGTACGTGAAGACCAGACCCTGAAACCTGCCAAAACCGATGTGAAGACAGAT atATGGGATTTCTACTGCCAGTGA